One window of the Halanaerobium saccharolyticum subsp. saccharolyticum DSM 6643 genome contains the following:
- a CDS encoding carbohydrate ABC transporter permease has translation MLKTLKKALQKIGYFIFFVFFVSSIAFPFFWQFINSFKTQRDLFSVPPTFWPQVWTLENYIQAFTRQPFLLYIKNSFVIAILSTIIAITVGSLASYSISRTRIRFKKVYLIILLSITLLPPITIINPIYLLMRSLNLLNTYLGLAIVNIVFALPLAVWFLSSFFDTIPEELEESALIDGATIFQAFYKIILPLVAPGIFTVSILVFIAAWNQYLFAQILNPLKIRRTITVGITLYQTDYTVPWGTISAASIIVTVPLIVLVLILQRKIISGLLEGGVKG, from the coding sequence ATGCTTAAAACATTAAAAAAAGCATTACAGAAGATAGGTTATTTTATTTTTTTTGTGTTTTTTGTAAGTTCAATTGCGTTTCCATTTTTTTGGCAGTTTATTAATTCATTTAAAACTCAGAGGGATCTTTTTAGTGTGCCACCTACTTTTTGGCCGCAGGTTTGGACTCTTGAAAATTATATACAGGCTTTTACTAGACAACCATTTTTATTATACATTAAAAATAGTTTTGTAATTGCTATTTTAAGTACAATTATTGCTATTACTGTTGGTAGTTTGGCAAGCTATTCTATTTCTCGCACAAGAATAAGATTTAAAAAAGTATATTTAATTATTCTCTTAAGTATTACTCTGCTGCCACCAATTACAATTATTAACCCGATTTATTTACTTATGCGATCATTAAATCTTTTAAATACTTATCTTGGTTTAGCAATTGTAAATATTGTATTTGCGCTGCCGCTTGCAGTTTGGTTTTTATCTAGTTTTTTTGACACAATTCCAGAAGAATTAGAAGAGAGTGCGTTAATTGATGGTGCAACAATATTTCAGGCTTTTTATAAAATAATTTTACCATTAGTTGCTCCCGGAATTTTCACTGTTAGTATCCTTGTCTTTATTGCTGCTTGGAATCAGTATTTGTTTGCTCAAATATTAAATCCACTTAAAATTAGACGAACAATAACAGTTGGAATCACACTTTATCAAACCGATTACACTGTACCATGGGGAACTATTTCTGCAGCTTCAATAATAGTAACTGTTCCATTAATTGTGTTAGTGTTGATTTTACAGAGGAAGATAATTTCTGGTTTATTAGAAGGTGGGGTAAAGGGTTAA
- a CDS encoding response regulator transcription factor has translation MEKILVVEDEKNIRELIKFNVENAGYEVETAVDGEEALAKLSEEIDLVVLDLMMPEIDGMEVCRRMRAREKLRHIPIIMLTAKGEEVERILGLEMGADDYMTKPFSPRELIARIKAIFRRIKEFKVENEKIKDEVIEVGKLKLDISRHEVVYGEEKIVLTPKEFELLRYLIINQGRVLSRDLLLEKIWGYEYAGDTRTVDVHIRRIRKKINADYIATVRGVGYKFVKME, from the coding sequence ATGGAAAAAATTCTTGTAGTAGAAGATGAAAAAAATATTAGAGAATTAATTAAATTTAATGTTGAGAATGCGGGCTATGAAGTTGAAACTGCAGTAGATGGTGAAGAAGCGCTGGCTAAATTATCAGAAGAAATTGATCTTGTAGTTTTAGATTTAATGATGCCTGAAATTGATGGAATGGAAGTATGTCGGCGTATGAGAGCTAGAGAGAAGCTGCGTCATATTCCAATAATTATGCTGACAGCTAAAGGGGAAGAAGTTGAGAGAATTCTTGGTTTAGAAATGGGTGCGGATGATTATATGACTAAACCTTTTAGTCCGCGGGAATTAATTGCTAGAATTAAAGCTATTTTTAGACGAATTAAAGAATTTAAAGTTGAAAATGAAAAAATAAAAGATGAAGTTATTGAAGTTGGTAAATTAAAGTTAGACATTTCAAGACATGAAGTTGTTTATGGAGAGGAAAAAATTGTTTTAACTCCAAAAGAATTTGAACTGCTTCGGTATTTAATTATCAATCAGGGTAGAGTTTTAAGTCGGGATCTTCTTTTAGAAAAAATATGGGGTTATGAATACGCTGGAGATACTAGAACAGTAGATGTTCACATCAGAAGAATCAGGAAAAAAATAAATGCTGATTATATAGCTACTGTCAGAGGGGTGGGGTATAAATTTGTTAAAATGGAATAA
- the pnpS gene encoding two-component system histidine kinase PnpS, which yields MLKWNKLGIKNRLIIIFIVIQLLIIGLSFYYFSTNHREFYLEQEKISLEHYSELMLNDIETAEIKNESLSLEKKAADWADDSETRITIIAADGKVLADSHYDITEMDNHRNRPEISEAIRSRSSGNEIRYSETIGEEMLYYAVAIIDKGEIIGILRTARPLEFIRSVLIEDIKSYLFFFIILAVITIFLGWRLTYSIVKPLETVTETAEKISEGDLAQRIPVRRYNSEIEKLARMFNFMADELEDKIIEISQEKNKIEAILESMVDGVIAVDESGEISLINTAARRIFNIEAEEIEGKSLITTLFNHRIDMYLQRAFDTKESIKREIKYKNPDEKIIQATFIPLLDDEKKVNGGLIVLTDITELRKLETVRNDFVANVSHELRTPLTSMVGYLDTLLESNIQDPETRDRFLKIIKEETDRLSILIKDLLNLSKIESKSFDLKVDNFEEILNKVVNLLKKNAEDKDIKLKVEIADELPPVYMVREQIKQVLINLIDNAIKYTPEGGKIKINVEEEGDKVYFSVKDSGMGIPKADQERIFERFYRVDKARSRSLGGTGIGLSIVRNIIKQHGSNIQVKSREGVGSEFFFYLKSAK from the coding sequence TTGTTAAAATGGAATAAACTTGGTATAAAAAACCGTTTGATTATTATTTTCATTGTCATTCAACTTTTAATAATTGGTTTAAGTTTTTATTATTTTAGTACAAATCACCGGGAATTCTATTTAGAACAAGAAAAAATAAGTTTAGAACATTATTCAGAGTTAATGTTAAATGATATAGAAACAGCTGAAATTAAAAATGAAAGTTTAAGTTTAGAAAAAAAAGCAGCTGATTGGGCGGATGATTCTGAGACCAGGATTACAATTATCGCTGCCGATGGTAAGGTACTTGCTGATTCACATTATGATATTACAGAAATGGATAATCACCGTAATCGACCAGAAATTTCAGAGGCTATTCGAAGCCGCAGTTCAGGTAATGAAATTCGTTATAGTGAAACAATTGGTGAGGAAATGTTATATTATGCAGTTGCAATTATTGATAAGGGAGAGATAATCGGAATATTAAGAACTGCTCGTCCACTTGAATTTATTAGAAGTGTATTAATTGAAGATATCAAAAGTTATTTATTTTTCTTTATTATTCTTGCAGTTATTACGATCTTTTTAGGTTGGCGATTAACCTACAGTATAGTAAAACCTTTAGAAACTGTTACTGAAACAGCAGAAAAAATTTCTGAGGGAGATTTAGCACAACGGATACCTGTCAGAAGATATAATAGTGAAATTGAGAAATTAGCAAGAATGTTCAATTTCATGGCTGATGAGCTAGAAGATAAAATTATAGAAATATCACAAGAAAAAAATAAAATTGAAGCTATTTTGGAAAGTATGGTAGATGGTGTAATTGCTGTTGATGAAAGTGGTGAAATATCTTTAATTAACACAGCTGCTCGAAGAATTTTTAATATTGAAGCAGAAGAAATTGAAGGTAAAAGTTTAATAACTACTCTTTTTAATCATAGAATAGACATGTATCTACAACGAGCTTTTGATACAAAAGAAAGTATTAAGCGGGAAATAAAATATAAGAATCCAGATGAAAAAATTATTCAAGCTACATTTATTCCTTTGTTGGATGACGAAAAGAAAGTAAATGGAGGATTAATTGTACTTACTGATATAACTGAATTGAGGAAATTAGAAACAGTACGCAATGATTTTGTAGCAAATGTTTCTCACGAATTGAGAACTCCACTGACTTCAATGGTAGGTTATTTAGATACACTTTTGGAGAGCAATATTCAAGATCCGGAGACTAGAGATAGATTTTTAAAGATTATTAAAGAAGAAACTGACAGACTGTCTATTTTAATTAAAGATCTTCTTAACTTATCAAAAATTGAATCTAAATCTTTTGATTTAAAGGTAGATAACTTTGAAGAAATATTAAACAAAGTTGTGAATCTATTAAAGAAAAATGCTGAGGATAAAGATATTAAGCTTAAAGTTGAAATAGCTGATGAATTGCCACCTGTTTATATGGTTAGAGAACAGATTAAACAGGTATTGATAAATTTAATTGATAATGCAATAAAATATACTCCTGAGGGTGGAAAAATCAAAATAAATGTAGAAGAAGAAGGCGATAAAGTTTATTTTTCTGTTAAAGATAGTGGAATGGGGATACCTAAAGCTGATCAGGAAAGAATTTTTGAAAGGTTTTATAGAGTTGATAAGGCTCGGAGTCGTTCACTTGGGGGTACTGGAATTGGACTTTCTATTGTGCGTAATATTATTAAACAGCACGGTAGTAATATACAGGTGAAAAGTCGTGAAGGTGTGGGTAGTGAATTCTTTTTTTATTTAAAGTCTGCAAAATAA
- a CDS encoding YlbF family regulator has product MSKILEKAQELGELLVDSEEYSTLEKAETVLESDQEAVELLDRFEEKQQKFATDRSNDELKEELQSLQKEMLSNEKVNNYFQSQKQFNQLMNSVNGEISNILNPDQGCSCGGNC; this is encoded by the coding sequence ATGTCTAAAATTTTAGAAAAAGCACAAGAATTGGGAGAATTATTGGTTGATTCAGAAGAATATTCAACTTTGGAAAAAGCAGAAACAGTTTTAGAATCTGATCAGGAAGCAGTAGAGCTTTTAGATCGTTTTGAAGAAAAACAGCAAAAATTTGCTACTGACAGATCAAATGATGAATTAAAAGAAGAATTACAATCCTTACAGAAAGAAATGCTCTCAAATGAAAAAGTTAATAATTATTTTCAGAGCCAAAAACAATTTAATCAATTAATGAATTCAGTCAATGGAGAAATTTCAAATATACTCAACCCTGATCAAGGCTGCTCTTGTGGCGGAAACTGCTAA
- a CDS encoding ArsR/SmtB family transcription factor, which translates to MDDNKKIVKMLKAIADKNRLQMINLLSSKSLCSCHFVNLLEISQPNVSHHLKILKEADLVKTSKRGRWIDYSLNEDNFDLVKNKLNNILNRCDKNY; encoded by the coding sequence ATGGATGATAATAAAAAAATAGTAAAAATGTTAAAAGCTATCGCTGATAAAAATAGATTGCAGATGATTAATCTGCTGAGCTCTAAAAGTCTATGCAGCTGTCATTTTGTTAACCTCTTAGAAATAAGTCAACCAAATGTTTCTCATCATTTAAAAATACTAAAAGAAGCAGATCTTGTTAAAACTTCAAAACGAGGTCGCTGGATTGATTACAGTTTAAATGAAGATAATTTTGACTTAGTAAAAAATAAACTTAATAATATTCTAAATCGGTGTGATAAAAACTATTAA
- a CDS encoding gamma-glutamyl-gamma-aminobutyrate hydrolase family protein → MKKKYTKIRCSYINAVYRANGTPIIIPPFDSTKKLKEYIDLIDALVLSGGEDVAPSSYGEDNVIELENINPDRDKWEISLFKAAYKAKIPILGICRGMQLINVALGGSLYQDIDHQLNCNFSHLPLDLEKRENREYVNHKVNIMENTLLNKILGTNQLKVNSHHHQAIKKTAKNLNIVAKSECGIIEAVENKSKSFLIGVQWHPEDLINNYSCFINLFSELVENAKVRKEENING, encoded by the coding sequence GTGAAAAAAAAATATACTAAAATTCGCTGCAGCTATATTAATGCTGTTTATAGAGCCAACGGAACACCAATTATCATTCCTCCTTTTGACAGCACTAAAAAACTTAAAGAATATATTGATTTGATTGATGCTTTAGTTTTAAGTGGGGGTGAAGATGTTGCTCCGTCAAGCTATGGTGAAGATAATGTGATTGAATTAGAAAATATAAATCCTGACCGAGATAAATGGGAAATATCTTTATTTAAAGCAGCTTATAAAGCTAAAATTCCTATTTTAGGTATTTGTAGAGGAATGCAGTTAATTAATGTTGCTCTGGGAGGAAGCTTGTATCAAGATATTGATCATCAATTAAACTGTAATTTCAGCCATCTTCCTTTAGATTTAGAAAAAAGAGAAAATCGAGAATACGTGAACCATAAAGTAAATATAATGGAAAACACTCTTCTAAATAAAATTTTGGGAACAAATCAATTAAAAGTTAATTCTCACCATCATCAAGCAATTAAAAAAACTGCTAAGAATTTAAATATTGTTGCTAAATCTGAATGTGGTATAATTGAAGCTGTAGAAAATAAATCCAAATCTTTTTTAATTGGAGTTCAATGGCATCCTGAAGATTTAATAAACAACTACAGCTGTTTCATTAACTTATTTTCTGAGCTTGTAGAGAATGCAAAAGTCAGAAAAGAGGAAAATATTAATGGATGA
- a CDS encoding ArsR/SmtB family transcription factor, which yields MDELLKFLKCIADENRLKILKLLLDGQYCVCQLQELLDKSQSSVSQHLSYFKDLNLLSEEKSGKWIYYSIDRTVYDSYLAKVIALKADSLNELNLTELQNRLNNLDTAAEIRTANKGRGCC from the coding sequence ATGGACGAATTACTTAAATTTTTAAAATGTATAGCGGATGAGAACCGTCTTAAAATATTAAAGCTGCTGCTTGATGGTCAATATTGTGTTTGTCAGCTTCAAGAATTATTAGATAAATCACAATCCAGTGTTTCTCAACATTTAAGTTATTTTAAAGATTTAAATCTTTTAAGTGAAGAGAAAAGTGGTAAGTGGATATATTATTCTATAGATAGAACTGTATATGATAGTTATTTAGCAAAGGTGATTGCTTTAAAAGCAGATTCTTTGAACGAGTTAAATTTAACTGAACTTCAAAATAGATTAAATAATTTAGATACTGCAGCAGAAATCAGAACAGCAAATAAAGGAAGGGGATGTTGTTAG
- a CDS encoding permease, producing MLLVFEIFIRFADLMTYNLFGIEEGTRLADSVHFFFYDTTKIIFLLSIMIFFISIVRSYFPPEKTKKLLSNYKKITGHIMASLLGVVTPFCSCSSVPIFIGFVESGIPLGVTFSFLITSPIVNEVALVMLYTIFGWKIGTLYLVSGILVGIVGGIVIEALGMEKQVEEYVYQISAEESEIEELNWSDRINFAKAEVKEIVSRVWLYVIIGIGIGAAIHGYAPAELLAQYAGADNPLSVIAAVIVGIPLYANAVGTIPIVEALMGKGVALGTALSFMMATTALSLPAMIILRKVIKPKLITVFITVVGISIIGVGYMFNFVMSFV from the coding sequence ATGTTGTTAGTGTTTGAAATATTTATCAGATTTGCGGATTTAATGACTTATAATTTATTTGGCATAGAAGAAGGTACGAGACTAGCAGATTCAGTTCATTTTTTCTTCTATGATACGACAAAGATTATCTTTTTGCTTTCGATAATGATCTTTTTTATCTCAATTGTTAGGAGTTACTTTCCACCGGAAAAGACAAAAAAACTTTTAAGCAACTATAAAAAGATAACAGGACATATTATGGCTTCGCTGCTAGGAGTTGTTACACCATTTTGTTCCTGTTCTTCAGTCCCAATTTTTATTGGTTTTGTCGAATCGGGAATACCTCTAGGAGTTACTTTTTCTTTTTTAATAACATCTCCAATTGTTAATGAGGTAGCTCTGGTTATGTTATATACCATTTTTGGCTGGAAAATAGGTACACTTTATCTTGTTAGTGGTATTTTAGTTGGAATAGTTGGTGGAATTGTAATCGAGGCTTTAGGAATGGAAAAGCAGGTGGAAGAATATGTTTACCAGATAAGTGCTGAAGAAAGTGAAATTGAAGAACTCAACTGGAGTGACAGAATTAATTTTGCTAAAGCAGAAGTTAAAGAAATTGTGAGCAGAGTCTGGCTTTATGTTATAATTGGTATTGGTATTGGAGCTGCCATTCACGGTTATGCACCAGCAGAATTACTGGCTCAATACGCAGGCGCAGATAATCCTTTATCTGTAATTGCTGCAGTCATTGTGGGGATTCCACTTTATGCTAATGCAGTTGGAACAATTCCAATTGTGGAGGCCTTAATGGGTAAAGGAGTTGCTTTAGGAACTGCTTTAAGCTTTATGATGGCAACAACTGCTTTATCTTTACCGGCAATGATTATTTTACGTAAAGTTATAAAACCAAAGTTAATAACAGTTTTTATAACAGTTGTTGGAATTTCAATTATTGGTGTTGGTTATATGTTTAATTTTGTTATGAGTTTTGTTTAA
- a CDS encoding thioredoxin family protein, translating into MKITIYGPGCKNCVNLADNAKKAIEETGVEAEIVKVEDMKEIAMAGIMSTPAIGIDGEVKIKGKVASVEEIKKLIS; encoded by the coding sequence ATGAAAATCACTATTTATGGACCAGGATGTAAAAATTGTGTCAATTTAGCTGATAATGCTAAAAAAGCAATTGAGGAAACAGGTGTTGAAGCTGAAATAGTTAAAGTAGAAGATATGAAAGAAATTGCAATGGCTGGAATTATGAGTACACCTGCTATTGGAATTGATGGAGAGGTTAAAATAAAAGGTAAAGTTGCAAGTGTAGAAGAAATAAAAAAATTAATTTCTTAA
- a CDS encoding universal stress protein, producing the protein MFKDGKVLLATDFSKNAEKLVDSLVKLKDFGIKNVLILQVLENDFGSLEAVEYAKKADKKLLENSRKKAEEIGMKAATTVKEGKPYKEIIKTAEKENCQLILLASHGGGVIKEILLGSNTRNIIRKSKVPVFIEKFRDENNNKKIAVDSIQKILLPLDFSGSTDQVLEMIKRMSKPSEKIILTSIIESSDDLQELNEKKEITEKKLKDIQNKLRTDNISSSYDIEVRHGDPAQNIIEIAEEKDSDLIVISTKGKGNLKELLIGSTAVKVAEKSPIPVLLVPVKKNNR; encoded by the coding sequence ATGTTTAAAGATGGCAAAGTATTACTAGCTACAGACTTTTCTAAAAATGCAGAAAAATTAGTTGATTCTTTAGTGAAATTAAAAGATTTTGGGATTAAAAATGTTTTAATTTTACAGGTTTTAGAAAATGATTTTGGTAGTCTAGAAGCGGTTGAATATGCTAAAAAAGCTGATAAAAAATTATTAGAAAATAGCAGAAAAAAAGCAGAAGAGATAGGTATGAAGGCTGCAACAACTGTAAAAGAAGGAAAACCTTATAAAGAAATTATTAAAACTGCTGAAAAAGAAAATTGTCAGTTAATATTATTGGCTTCTCATGGTGGTGGGGTTATAAAAGAAATTCTTCTTGGTAGTAATACTCGAAATATAATTAGAAAAAGTAAAGTGCCAGTTTTCATTGAAAAATTTAGAGATGAAAACAATAATAAAAAAATAGCCGTAGATAGTATTCAAAAAATATTATTACCTTTAGATTTTTCTGGTTCTACTGATCAGGTACTAGAAATGATTAAAAGAATGAGTAAACCATCAGAAAAGATAATACTCACTTCTATAATAGAAAGTAGTGATGATCTGCAGGAATTGAATGAGAAAAAAGAGATAACGGAAAAAAAATTAAAAGATATTCAGAACAAATTAAGAACTGATAATATAAGCAGTAGCTATGATATAGAAGTTCGTCACGGTGATCCTGCTCAAAATATTATTGAAATTGCTGAAGAAAAAGATTCAGATTTAATTGTTATTTCTACAAAAGGTAAAGGCAATCTTAAAGAACTATTAATTGGCAGTACAGCAGTAAAGGTTGCTGAAAAATCACCAATACCCGTATTGCTTGTCCCTGTAAAAAAGAATAATAGATAG
- a CDS encoding sulfite exporter TauE/SafE family protein: MDNIFILATFMAMVGKGGGNFYLLAMISAGVAMTDAATTSQLIMMTTAGVSMLVFNKSKRIDWKLALIIDPATDVMAFVGGYLAGGFDDHILKLIFAGVLIVVSFFMFLPVKERKISSENKFGYWKREFNGYHYIVNLWFAIPIAAITGFFAGAIGISGGSFKVPLMVLACGVPITVAVGTSSAMVAVTALTGFLGHSFHGDINLGLSIPLALIAVIGGIVGSRTAINIESKNLKSVFALINTAAAIFMIVNILN, encoded by the coding sequence ATGGATAATATTTTTATCTTAGCTACCTTTATGGCCATGGTCGGTAAAGGTGGAGGTAACTTTTATTTGCTGGCCATGATTTCGGCTGGGGTTGCAATGACAGATGCAGCGACAACTTCTCAATTAATTATGATGACAACAGCTGGAGTGTCGATGCTGGTTTTTAATAAAAGCAAAAGGATTGATTGGAAACTGGCGTTAATAATTGATCCAGCTACTGATGTTATGGCTTTTGTAGGTGGTTATCTGGCAGGTGGCTTTGATGATCATATTCTTAAATTAATTTTTGCAGGAGTATTGATTGTTGTTTCTTTCTTTATGTTTTTACCAGTTAAAGAGAGAAAAATAAGCTCAGAAAATAAATTTGGTTACTGGAAAAGAGAATTTAATGGCTATCATTATATAGTTAACCTCTGGTTTGCAATTCCAATTGCGGCTATAACCGGTTTTTTTGCTGGAGCGATTGGAATCTCAGGCGGATCATTTAAAGTCCCCTTAATGGTTTTAGCATGTGGAGTACCAATTACAGTTGCAGTCGGTACCTCTTCTGCCATGGTTGCCGTAACAGCTTTAACCGGTTTTCTTGGGCATAGTTTTCATGGAGATATTAATTTAGGATTATCTATTCCTCTGGCTTTGATTGCAGTAATTGGTGGAATAGTTGGCAGTAGAACTGCAATCAATATAGAGAGCAAAAATTTGAAGTCAGTATTTGCTTTGATAAATACTGCTGCTGCAATATTTATGATCGTTAATATTTTAAATTAG
- a CDS encoding YlbF family regulator: MSKVMTKAEKLADAIVESDEFVAMVNAEEKIDSDQDASELVDQIEDLQKKIDKNKESEKLKKKMASLQKTMWQNEKIKSFMQKQQKFNKLMSKVHKRINQKLSPKASENNPK; this comes from the coding sequence ATGTCAAAAGTAATGACAAAAGCAGAAAAATTAGCCGATGCAATTGTAGAATCAGATGAATTTGTAGCTATGGTAAATGCAGAAGAGAAAATAGATTCTGATCAGGATGCGTCAGAATTAGTTGATCAAATCGAGGATTTACAGAAGAAAATTGATAAAAATAAAGAAAGTGAAAAATTAAAGAAAAAGATGGCATCTCTGCAAAAGACTATGTGGCAGAATGAAAAAATAAAATCATTTATGCAAAAACAGCAAAAGTTTAATAAATTAATGTCTAAAGTCCATAAAAGGATTAATCAAAAATTATCTCCAAAAGCTTCTGAAAATAATCCTAAATAA
- a CDS encoding PstS family phosphate ABC transporter substrate-binding protein has protein sequence MRKVTTLFFVLALLVMAVLPAGVAAEELEGTVKIDGSSTVYPVTQAMAEEFSYVNPRVRVTVGVSGSGGGFAKFNIGETDLSNASREIKESEAEIAAENGIEFTQFIVGYDGITVAVNPENDWANDLTVEELKMIWEPNSSVETWSDVRAEWPDEEIDLYGPGADSGTFDYFTEEINGKSGASRSDFTASEDDNVLVRGISGNKYALGYFGYAYYAENSDSLKAVAVNGVLPSPETIAAQEYTPLARPLFVYAKNSAVQRPEVEAFLKFYFENAQEIVPQVGYAPLPSYDEVLAKVEELAN, from the coding sequence ATGAGAAAAGTTACAACATTATTTTTTGTTCTTGCACTTTTAGTTATGGCAGTACTTCCAGCAGGTGTTGCTGCAGAGGAGCTTGAAGGTACAGTCAAGATTGATGGTTCCAGTACGGTTTATCCAGTAACTCAGGCAATGGCAGAAGAATTTTCTTATGTAAATCCTAGAGTAAGAGTTACAGTTGGTGTTTCTGGTTCAGGTGGAGGTTTTGCTAAATTTAATATAGGTGAGACAGATTTAAGTAATGCTTCTCGTGAGATTAAAGAGTCTGAAGCAGAAATTGCAGCTGAAAATGGAATCGAATTTACTCAGTTTATTGTTGGTTATGATGGAATTACAGTTGCTGTTAATCCAGAAAATGACTGGGCAAATGATCTGACTGTTGAAGAACTAAAAATGATCTGGGAACCAAATTCCAGTGTTGAAACCTGGAGTGATGTTAGAGCAGAATGGCCAGATGAAGAAATTGATCTTTATGGTCCTGGTGCAGATTCTGGTACTTTTGATTATTTTACTGAAGAGATTAATGGTAAAAGTGGAGCCAGCCGTTCCGATTTTACAGCCAGTGAAGATGATAATGTATTAGTTAGAGGAATTTCTGGTAACAAATATGCACTTGGATATTTCGGTTATGCTTATTATGCAGAAAACAGTGATTCTTTAAAAGCAGTAGCAGTAAATGGTGTGCTACCTTCTCCAGAAACAATTGCTGCTCAAGAATATACACCTCTTGCCAGACCATTATTTGTTTACGCTAAAAATTCAGCTGTGCAGCGTCCCGAGGTTGAAGCTTTCTTGAAGTTCTATTTTGAAAATGCTCAGGAAATTGTACCACAGGTTGGATATGCACCACTTCCATCTTATGATGAAGTATTAGCTAAAGTTGAAGAATTAGCAAACTAA